Proteins encoded together in one Micromonospora auratinigra window:
- the selA gene encoding L-seryl-tRNA(Sec) selenium transferase — protein sequence MRDVDPRRRVPRTDVLLADPALAAAVGTLGRDRVKAAVLRAQQRARTGEITPDQVRDAALAELPPPAPRAVLNATGVVLHTNLGRAPLSAAAVEALVAAAGHTDVELDLRTGRRARRGRDALDALAAAVPDAAAVHVVNNGAAALVLAATALAAGREIVVSRGELVEIGDGFRLPDLLESTGARLREVGTTNRTSLADYAAAVGPDTGFVLKVHPSNFVVTGFTSAVGVRELATLGVPVVADIGSGLLAADPLLPDEPDAAGTLRAGAHLVTASGDKLLGGPQAGLLLGTADLVGRLRRHPLARALRVDKLTLAALAATLHGPDTPTRAALHADPAALRARVELLRDRLGADGCKAEVVPSAAVVGGGGAPGVQLDSWALSLPERYAEPLRTGDPPVLGRVLHGRLLLDLRCVPVDADDTVRAAVLRVGG from the coding sequence ATGCGTGACGTCGACCCGCGTCGGCGGGTGCCGCGCACCGACGTGCTGCTCGCCGATCCGGCCCTGGCCGCCGCCGTGGGCACGCTCGGCCGCGACCGGGTCAAGGCCGCCGTGCTGCGCGCCCAGCAGCGGGCCCGCACCGGGGAGATCACCCCCGATCAGGTACGCGACGCCGCGCTGGCCGAGCTGCCGCCGCCCGCGCCCCGGGCGGTGCTCAACGCCACCGGCGTCGTGCTGCACACCAACCTGGGCCGGGCGCCGCTCTCCGCCGCCGCCGTCGAGGCGCTGGTCGCCGCCGCCGGGCACACCGACGTGGAGCTGGACCTGCGCACCGGCCGGCGGGCCCGGCGCGGCCGGGACGCGCTGGACGCGCTCGCCGCCGCCGTGCCCGACGCGGCCGCCGTGCACGTGGTCAACAACGGCGCCGCCGCGCTGGTGCTCGCCGCCACCGCCCTGGCCGCCGGCCGGGAGATCGTGGTCAGCCGGGGCGAGCTGGTCGAGATCGGCGACGGGTTCCGCCTGCCCGACCTGCTGGAGAGCACCGGAGCGCGGCTGCGCGAGGTGGGCACCACCAACCGCACGAGCCTCGCCGACTACGCCGCCGCCGTCGGCCCCGACACCGGGTTCGTGCTCAAGGTCCACCCGTCCAACTTCGTGGTCACCGGCTTCACCTCCGCCGTCGGCGTGCGGGAGCTGGCCACCCTCGGCGTGCCGGTGGTCGCCGACATCGGCTCCGGGCTGCTCGCCGCCGACCCGCTGCTGCCCGACGAGCCGGACGCCGCCGGCACCCTGCGCGCCGGCGCGCACCTGGTCACCGCCAGCGGCGACAAGCTGCTCGGCGGCCCGCAGGCCGGGCTGCTGCTCGGCACCGCCGACCTGGTCGGCCGGCTGCGCCGGCACCCGCTCGCCCGGGCGCTGCGGGTCGACAAGCTCACCCTGGCCGCGCTCGCCGCCACCCTGCACGGTCCCGACACCCCCACCCGGGCGGCGCTGCACGCCGACCCGGCCGCGCTGCGCGCCCGGGTCGAACTGCTGCGGGACCGGCTCGGCGCGGACGGCTGCAAGGCCGAGGTGGTGCCCAGCGCCGCCGTCGTCGGTGGCGGCGGCGCGCCCGGCGTGCAGCTCGACTCGTGGGCGCTGAGCCTGCCCGAGCGGTACGCCGAGCCGCTGCGCACCGGCGACCCGCCGGTGCTGGGCCGGGTGCTGCACGGCCGGCTGCTGCTGGACCTGCGCTGCGTACCGGTCGACGCGGACGACACCGTCCGCGCCGCGGTGCTGCGGGTGGGTGGTTGA
- the selB gene encoding selenocysteine-specific translation elongation factor, producing the protein MWVIATAGHVDHGKSTLVRALTGMEPDRWAEERRRGMTIDLGFAWTTLPSGGTVAFVDVPGHERFVPNMLAGVGPAPAALIVVGADEGWMPQSAEHLAALDALGVSYGLLAVTRADLADPGPAAERARREIAATSLGEVEAVAVSGVSGAGLPELRAALDRLVARLPAPVGDAPVRLWVDRSFTIRGSGTVVTGTLGAGRLRVGDQLELTGSGEPVRVRGLQSLGTARDAVDAVARVAVNLRGVARDRVARGDALLSPGRFHRTDLLDVRLAGDAAADLPATLTLHVGSAAVPARVRPLGPDTVRLRLARPLPLLIGDRALLRDPGRHHVAGGVTVLDVAPPPLRRRGAATARAGVLAGLDGRPELAGELRRRRLVRAGELTRMGVAATATPVAGDWLADPAHWRELATRLTTEVTRYAREHPLEPGVPVDVLRHRLELPDRALVEALVRPPLRLSAGRVGAADAAGLPAPVARAVERVRAEYGDRPFQAPEAYRLADLGLGPREIGAAVRAGALLKLADNVVLLPGALDDAVRVLAGLPQPFTLSAARQALDTTRRVAVPLLELLDRRGATRRLPDDAREVVTPAG; encoded by the coding sequence GTGTGGGTGATCGCCACCGCCGGCCACGTCGACCACGGCAAGTCCACCCTGGTGCGGGCGCTGACCGGGATGGAGCCGGACCGGTGGGCCGAGGAGCGCCGCCGGGGCATGACCATCGACCTCGGTTTCGCCTGGACCACGCTGCCCTCGGGCGGGACGGTCGCCTTCGTCGACGTACCCGGCCACGAGCGGTTCGTGCCGAACATGCTGGCCGGCGTCGGCCCCGCCCCGGCCGCGTTGATCGTGGTCGGCGCGGACGAGGGTTGGATGCCGCAGTCCGCCGAGCACCTGGCCGCCCTCGACGCGCTCGGGGTCTCGTACGGGCTGCTCGCGGTGACCCGCGCGGACCTGGCCGATCCGGGACCGGCGGCCGAGCGGGCCCGCCGGGAGATCGCCGCGACGTCGCTGGGCGAGGTGGAGGCGGTGGCGGTCAGCGGGGTGTCCGGCGCCGGCCTGCCCGAGCTGCGCGCCGCCCTGGACCGGCTGGTCGCCCGGCTGCCCGCCCCGGTCGGGGACGCGCCGGTGCGGCTCTGGGTGGACCGGTCGTTCACCATCCGGGGCAGCGGCACGGTGGTCACCGGCACCCTCGGCGCGGGCCGGCTGCGCGTCGGCGACCAGCTCGAACTGACCGGCTCGGGGGAGCCGGTGCGGGTGCGGGGCCTGCAGTCGCTGGGCACCGCGCGGGACGCGGTCGACGCGGTGGCCCGGGTGGCGGTGAACCTGCGCGGCGTCGCCCGCGACCGGGTCGCCCGGGGCGACGCCCTGCTGAGCCCCGGCCGGTTCCACCGCACCGACCTGCTGGACGTGCGGCTCGCCGGGGACGCCGCCGCCGACCTGCCCGCCACCCTCACCCTGCACGTCGGGTCCGCCGCCGTGCCCGCCCGGGTCCGGCCGCTCGGCCCGGACACCGTACGGCTGCGGCTGGCCCGCCCGCTGCCGCTGCTGATCGGCGACCGGGCCCTGCTGCGCGACCCGGGGCGGCACCACGTGGCCGGCGGGGTGACGGTGCTCGACGTGGCCCCGCCGCCGCTGCGCCGCCGGGGCGCGGCGACCGCCCGGGCGGGCGTCCTCGCCGGGCTGGACGGCCGGCCCGAACTCGCCGGGGAGCTGCGCCGCCGACGCCTGGTGCGCGCCGGCGAGCTGACCCGGATGGGGGTGGCGGCCACCGCCACCCCGGTCGCCGGGGACTGGCTGGCCGACCCCGCGCACTGGCGGGAGCTGGCGACCCGCCTCACCACGGAGGTCACCCGGTACGCCCGGGAGCACCCGCTCGAGCCGGGCGTCCCGGTCGACGTGCTGCGCCACCGGCTGGAGCTGCCGGACCGGGCGCTGGTGGAGGCGCTGGTCCGCCCGCCGCTGCGGCTGTCGGCCGGCCGGGTCGGCGCCGCCGACGCCGCCGGGCTGCCCGCCCCGGTGGCCCGGGCGGTCGAGCGGGTCCGCGCCGAGTACGGCGACCGTCCGTTCCAGGCGCCCGAGGCGTACCGCCTCGCCGACCTGGGCCTGGGCCCCCGGGAGATCGGCGCGGCGGTGCGGGCCGGGGCGCTGCTGAAGCTGGCCGACAACGTGGTGCTGCTGCCGGGGGCGCTCGACGACGCGGTCCGGGTCCTGGCCGGGCTGCCGCAGCCGTTCACGCTCAGCGCCGCCCGGCAGGCCCTCGACACCACCCGCCGGGTGGCGGTGCCGCTGCTGGAGCTGCTGGACCGGCGCGGCGCGACCCGCCGGCTCCCCGACGACGCCCGCGAGGTGGTCACCCCGGCGGGCTGA
- a CDS encoding hemolysin family protein — MGAQLAVVLLLVLVNAALSGSEMAMVTLREGQLRRLGRAGGAGARVVRLAREPNRYLATIQLGITLAGFLASAAAAVSLAQPLVGPLGFLGRAAHPVAVLLVTVALTFVTLVVGELAPKRLAMQSAERWALLGAAPLDLLSRLSRPAVWLLSRTTDLLVRLAGGDPRAGRQEMTEEELRELLVSQRGLSAQQREILAGAFDIAGRTLREVLVTRRDVMLLPAALPAAEAMRRLAAAGRSRAPVTGPGGLDDVCGVVHIRDLVDADGASTGQRARPPVLLPASLPVADAMRQLRQGHERLALVVDEYGGIDGLVTMEDLLEEVVGELYDETDADVRRAVREPDGALLLPGDFPLYDLPDAGVRVTFPLSRDYTTVAGLVLAGLGRLPEHAGERVRLPGLTVEVVEVADRAIRRVRLRGAAVGCPEE; from the coding sequence ATGGGCGCCCAGCTCGCGGTGGTGCTGCTGCTGGTGCTGGTCAACGCCGCGCTCTCCGGCAGCGAGATGGCGATGGTGACGCTGCGAGAGGGGCAGCTGCGCCGGCTGGGCCGGGCCGGTGGGGCCGGTGCCCGGGTGGTCCGGTTGGCGCGCGAGCCGAACCGCTACCTGGCCACCATCCAGCTCGGCATCACGCTGGCCGGCTTCCTCGCCTCGGCCGCCGCTGCGGTGTCCCTGGCGCAGCCGCTGGTCGGCCCGCTGGGCTTCCTCGGCCGCGCGGCCCACCCGGTCGCGGTGCTGCTGGTCACCGTGGCGCTGACCTTCGTCACCCTCGTCGTCGGCGAGCTGGCCCCGAAGCGGCTGGCGATGCAGTCGGCGGAACGGTGGGCGCTGCTCGGCGCGGCGCCGCTGGACCTGCTGTCCCGGCTGTCCCGGCCGGCGGTGTGGCTGCTCAGCCGCACCACCGACCTGCTGGTCCGGCTGGCCGGCGGCGATCCCCGCGCCGGCCGGCAGGAGATGACCGAGGAGGAGCTGCGGGAGCTGCTGGTCAGCCAGCGCGGGCTCTCCGCGCAGCAGCGGGAGATCCTGGCCGGCGCCTTCGACATCGCCGGCCGGACCCTGCGGGAGGTGCTGGTCACCCGGCGCGACGTGATGCTGCTGCCCGCCGCGCTGCCGGCGGCGGAGGCGATGCGCCGGCTGGCCGCCGCCGGCCGGTCCCGGGCGCCGGTCACCGGCCCCGGCGGCCTGGACGACGTGTGCGGGGTGGTGCACATCCGCGACCTGGTCGACGCCGACGGCGCGAGCACCGGGCAGCGGGCCCGGCCGCCGGTCCTGCTGCCGGCCAGCCTGCCGGTGGCCGACGCGATGCGGCAGCTGCGCCAGGGCCACGAGCGGCTGGCCCTGGTGGTGGACGAGTACGGCGGGATCGACGGCCTGGTCACCATGGAGGACCTGCTCGAGGAGGTGGTCGGCGAGCTGTACGACGAGACCGACGCCGACGTGCGCCGGGCCGTGCGCGAGCCGGACGGTGCGCTGCTGCTGCCCGGCGACTTCCCGCTGTACGACCTGCCCGACGCCGGGGTACGGGTCACCTTCCCGCTGTCGCGTGACTACACCACGGTGGCCGGGCTGGTGCTGGCCGGGCTGGGCCGGCTGCCGGAGCACGCGGGGGAGCGGGTGCGGCTGCCGGGGCTCACCGTCGAGGTGGTCGAGGTGGCAGACCGGGCGATCCGCCGGGTGCGGCTGCGCGGTGCGGCCGTCGGCTGCCCGGAGGAGTGA